A genomic region of Brevibacillus sp. JNUCC-41 contains the following coding sequences:
- a CDS encoding GNAT family N-acetyltransferase has translation MKLIFRTIDTDKDKEIIIKFRKDSYVVSFGSEDGFGDENTYLQRMKERIRKFPDGQVIIEKDQEPIGQMELQIREYEGMEIGYVNLFYLIPDYRSKGLGKELVRYAENFFRQFNVSEYHLRVSPDNGRAIRLYTNSGMKKISEENEKYLVWRMSKSI, from the coding sequence GTGAAGCTGATCTTTCGTACTATTGATACCGATAAAGATAAAGAGATTATCATTAAATTCAGGAAAGATTCCTATGTTGTAAGTTTTGGATCTGAAGATGGTTTTGGAGATGAGAATACATATCTGCAACGAATGAAAGAACGGATCCGCAAATTTCCGGATGGACAGGTGATCATTGAAAAGGACCAAGAACCGATTGGCCAAATGGAACTTCAAATTCGTGAGTATGAAGGAATGGAAATCGGCTATGTGAATCTTTTTTATCTTATTCCCGATTACCGCAGTAAAGGCCTTGGCAAGGAATTGGTTCGCTACGCAGAAAACTTTTTCAGGCAATTTAATGTATCCGAATATCATTTAAGGGTTTCTCCGGATAATGGAAGGGCGATTCGTTTATATACGAATTCAGGCATGAAGAAGATAAGCGAAGAAAATGAAAAATACCTTGTATGGAGAATGAGCAAATCAATTTGA
- a CDS encoding DUF4440 domain-containing protein encodes MYQLEEKLLKSEVRKSPEELSLLLKDDFFEFGSSGNIWSKNDFMGQEGAGAVKLTLSQFDMHPLSEDTVLTTYRIFDEDKVEHTLRSSIWKCTNGRWQMFFHQGTKTKGPR; translated from the coding sequence TTGTATCAACTGGAGGAGAAATTGTTAAAGTCTGAAGTCCGTAAATCTCCAGAAGAGCTTTCATTATTATTGAAAGATGATTTCTTTGAGTTCGGCAGTTCGGGTAACATATGGTCAAAAAACGATTTTATGGGGCAAGAGGGAGCCGGAGCGGTGAAGCTGACACTAAGTCAATTTGATATGCATCCATTGTCTGAGGATACCGTTTTAACGACGTACCGGATTTTTGATGAAGATAAAGTGGAACATACCTTAAGGAGTTCAATCTGGAAATGTACGAATGGAAGATGGCAAATGTTTTTTCATCAAGGCACAAAAACGAAAGGGCCCCGCTAA
- a CDS encoding amidohydrolase family protein, translated as MKTIYVNATFFTMDKENQIFENGMMIVQDDTISYVGQHDEQQLADADQVVNLGGKWIMPGLVNAHSHIVMTLLRGIGDDMLLKPWLETKIWPLESQFTTEIASVSTQLGIMEMMKSGTTTFSDMFNPNGIDAGAVMETLGETGMRGAFSYTIFSLGTEKDQKANLMGAEMFSKNYKTFADGRLTTMVAPHSPYACTPEAIMESARIAKENDLMVHIHVSETDFEILDIEKRYGSRPVEHLRRLGLFDQPTVMAHGVVLNDEERAILKQHDVRVAHNPISNLKLGSGIADVVSLLDAGIKVGVATDGVASNNNFDMFEEMRTAALLQKGIYKDATKFPAQTALAMATRMGAEAIGMSHTGSLEAGKKADFITIYPYDKEHLQPLSEAYSHLLYAARGNDVCDVYIDGKMVVKERHCLTIDEEKVIAETNRLQGTLSR; from the coding sequence ATGAAAACAATATATGTGAATGCTACATTTTTTACTATGGACAAGGAAAATCAAATCTTTGAAAATGGCATGATGATTGTACAAGATGATACCATATCCTACGTCGGCCAGCATGATGAACAACAATTGGCTGATGCAGATCAAGTGGTTAACCTTGGCGGGAAATGGATCATGCCAGGCCTTGTGAATGCCCATTCGCATATTGTAATGACCCTTTTACGCGGTATCGGGGACGATATGCTGCTGAAGCCATGGCTTGAAACGAAAATATGGCCGCTTGAAAGCCAGTTTACAACGGAAATCGCTTCTGTAAGCACTCAGCTTGGCATTATGGAAATGATGAAATCAGGAACCACGACATTTTCGGATATGTTTAATCCTAATGGAATAGATGCAGGTGCTGTCATGGAGACGCTAGGCGAAACAGGAATGCGCGGAGCCTTCTCCTACACGATCTTCAGCTTGGGTACCGAAAAAGACCAAAAAGCGAACCTCATGGGGGCAGAGATGTTTTCAAAAAACTATAAAACGTTTGCCGATGGCCGCCTGACTACCATGGTCGCACCACATAGCCCATATGCCTGCACACCTGAAGCGATCATGGAAAGTGCACGGATTGCAAAAGAGAATGATTTGATGGTGCACATCCACGTATCGGAAACGGACTTTGAAATCCTCGACATCGAAAAACGTTACGGATCCCGTCCTGTCGAGCACCTTCGCCGTCTAGGTCTGTTCGACCAGCCTACCGTAATGGCACACGGTGTGGTTCTTAATGACGAAGAGCGGGCGATACTAAAACAGCATGATGTTCGCGTTGCCCACAATCCAATCAGTAACCTGAAGCTCGGATCTGGAATTGCCGATGTCGTCAGCCTTCTTGATGCAGGCATTAAAGTGGGAGTGGCAACTGATGGCGTCGCCTCCAATAACAACTTCGATATGTTTGAGGAAATGAGGACAGCTGCATTATTGCAAAAAGGAATCTATAAGGATGCCACTAAATTCCCTGCCCAAACAGCACTCGCCATGGCCACAAGAATGGGCGCAGAAGCGATAGGCATGAGCCATACAGGATCACTGGAAGCTGGTAAAAAAGCAGATTTCATCACCATTTACCCATATGACAAAGAACATCTGCAGCCGCTGAGTGAAGCCTATTCGCACCTGCTCTATGCAGCACGCGGAAATGATGTATGTGATGTGTACATCGATGGCAAAATGGTCGTGAAAGAAAGGCACTGCTTAACGATCGATGAAGAAAAAGTAATCGCCGAAACGAATCGCCTGCAAGGTACACTATCACGTTAA
- a CDS encoding zinc-dependent alcohol dehydrogenase family protein, which produces MEAKCVKFYEFGNPQKVLKVENKCIQKPFEGEVLVRMTTSPINPSDLLPIRGAYSHRIPLPSIPGYEGVGIVEEVGPSVSNELIGKRVLPLRGEGTWQEYVKTSADLAIVIPDSIEDHIAAQLYINPITAWLICTEVLALKPDDVLLVNACGSSIGRIFAQLSKILGFKLVAVTRNSKYTEELLKLGASYVIDTSQSSLHDEVMEWTNGRGAKAAIDSVGGIDGSELAFCVRPNGILLTIGLLSGQSVNWAEISQRTKVDVKMFHLRHWNQQASVQTWHETFNLLIGFINDKRLKFMMPASYYSLQDVQEAIQVASNGGKIFLNN; this is translated from the coding sequence TTGGAAGCCAAATGTGTTAAATTCTATGAGTTCGGGAATCCGCAAAAGGTTTTAAAAGTTGAAAATAAATGTATTCAAAAACCTTTCGAAGGGGAGGTCCTCGTTCGGATGACTACAAGTCCCATTAACCCGTCTGATTTGCTGCCCATTCGCGGTGCATATTCCCACCGAATTCCCTTGCCTTCCATACCCGGTTATGAAGGGGTCGGCATTGTAGAAGAGGTGGGTCCTTCAGTTTCGAACGAGCTGATAGGCAAGCGTGTTCTGCCTTTGCGCGGTGAAGGGACCTGGCAGGAGTATGTTAAAACATCTGCGGATCTGGCCATCGTCATTCCCGATTCGATCGAGGATCATATTGCAGCACAATTATATATAAATCCGATAACCGCATGGCTAATCTGTACAGAAGTATTGGCATTGAAACCGGATGATGTATTACTTGTAAATGCTTGCGGATCTTCCATTGGCCGTATCTTTGCCCAGTTATCTAAGATACTTGGATTTAAGCTGGTTGCTGTAACGAGAAACAGTAAGTATACGGAGGAACTGCTTAAACTTGGTGCTTCATATGTGATCGATACGTCGCAATCATCCTTGCATGATGAAGTGATGGAATGGACGAATGGGCGCGGAGCGAAAGCGGCCATAGATTCAGTGGGCGGCATCGATGGTTCAGAGCTAGCTTTTTGTGTTCGGCCTAATGGCATCTTATTAACGATCGGCCTTTTATCAGGACAGTCTGTAAATTGGGCGGAAATTTCACAAAGGACAAAAGTGGATGTTAAAATGTTTCATCTTCGGCATTGGAATCAGCAGGCTTCCGTACAAACTTGGCATGAAACGTTTAACCTTTTGATAGGTTTCATTAATGATAAAAGATTGAAGTTCATGATGCCGGCTTCCTACTACAGCCTTCAAGATGTGCAAGAAGCCATTCAAGTCGCTAGCAATGGAGGGAAGATTTTCTTAAACAACTGA
- a CDS encoding YmaF family protein, which produces MNKVGKDDFVSGFVPHHNHGSVDYTSVADGHVHQCLDVTSPPIPSQEGEHIHYTEGYVLFEDGHTHYYKAYSGPPIPVGNGMHVHYYDFYTTEEDGHSHRIKGVDHPAPGNK; this is translated from the coding sequence GTGAATAAAGTAGGAAAAGATGATTTTGTATCTGGGTTCGTACCACATCATAATCATGGATCTGTTGATTATACTTCCGTAGCGGACGGCCATGTCCATCAATGTTTAGATGTAACTTCCCCGCCAATTCCATCACAAGAGGGAGAACATATTCATTATACTGAAGGATATGTGTTATTTGAGGATGGACATACCCATTATTATAAGGCTTATTCGGGACCACCCATTCCGGTTGGAAATGGAATGCACGTTCACTATTACGATTTTTACACAACGGAAGAAGATGGGCATAGCCATAGAATTAAAGGGGTCGACCACCCTGCTCCAGGGAATAAATAG
- a CDS encoding HAD family hydrolase, which yields MTNKAIVLDLDGTTLNERNTVNETLEQYIGELRKRGKLIFIATGRTLEEMRDVLPSGMEADGVVTANGMSVFIGKKQIAEHALPLDLVEELVAKAGAEEIFYEVHPNDGTRMALLKDKDYMVKQGLMPKPETVDENEWLSRKDAVEDKIRWSEQLDISSVAKIYFFSNEMNTIRKWKAELGKIKQYNAFTTASSTHHNVEVTVEGITKATGVQLLLKHFQLAPENILAVGDGENDLPLFKLAGHCVAMKNAADLVKEQADEVTEHSYREDGLYRFLKGMFH from the coding sequence ATGACCAACAAAGCGATTGTGCTAGATTTGGATGGCACGACATTGAACGAAAGAAACACTGTGAACGAGACGCTGGAACAATACATAGGTGAACTTCGGAAAAGAGGTAAGCTGATTTTCATTGCAACAGGAAGGACGCTTGAAGAAATGAGGGACGTTTTGCCATCCGGTATGGAAGCCGATGGAGTGGTGACTGCCAATGGAATGTCCGTATTCATCGGAAAGAAGCAGATAGCCGAACACGCCCTGCCGCTGGATCTTGTGGAAGAATTGGTAGCCAAAGCAGGAGCGGAAGAGATTTTTTACGAAGTTCATCCGAACGATGGAACACGGATGGCATTACTTAAAGATAAAGACTATATGGTTAAACAAGGTTTGATGCCAAAGCCTGAGACAGTCGATGAAAATGAATGGCTATCAAGAAAGGATGCAGTGGAAGACAAAATAAGATGGTCAGAACAACTGGATATAAGCAGCGTAGCCAAAATCTACTTCTTCAGCAATGAAATGAATACGATTCGAAAATGGAAAGCGGAGTTGGGGAAAATCAAGCAGTACAATGCCTTTACCACAGCTTCCTCCACCCATCATAATGTAGAAGTGACCGTGGAAGGCATCACAAAAGCAACAGGCGTTCAACTGCTGCTGAAGCATTTCCAGCTAGCACCGGAAAATATCCTGGCAGTAGGCGATGGCGAAAATGACCTCCCGCTATTTAAACTCGCCGGGCATTGCGTTGCCATGAAAAACGCCGCGGACCTGGTCAAAGAACAAGCCGATGAAGTGACGGAGCATTCATATCGAGAAGACGGACTGTATCGCTTTTTAAAGGGAATGTTTCACTAA
- a CDS encoding PTS ascorbate transporter subunit IIC encodes MLELIMNDILGTPSILVGLFALIGLVLQRKSSADVVSGTLKTVMGFIIIGAGAAVLIGALDIFSKMFDHAFNVQGVIPNNEAIVAAAQSDFGTSTALIMVFGMVVNVLLARFTPFKYIFLTGHHTLFMACLLAVTLSVGGLNGFPLILVGSILLGVCMVMFPALLQPYVRKITGSDDFAIGHFGTIGYFVSATVGKWFGNKEKTTEQIKVPKSLGFLRDTSVAVSLTMTMFFVIVALFAGQNYIETELSGGSNFIVFSFIQAITFAAGVYIILAGVRMLIAEIVPAFKGIADKVAPNTKPALDCPTIFPFAPNAVIIGFLFSFLAGLLSMFLLPALGLKVIVPGLVPHFFTGAAAGVFGNATGGRRGAMLGSFANGLIISFLPAILLVFLGDVGFEGTTFGDSDFGVVGLLILSVMKLLGLS; translated from the coding sequence ATGCTGGAACTTATCATGAATGACATCTTGGGTACACCTTCCATACTTGTGGGGCTGTTTGCCCTCATCGGCCTGGTGTTACAGCGGAAATCCAGTGCGGATGTTGTATCTGGAACGCTAAAAACCGTCATGGGCTTCATTATCATTGGAGCGGGGGCGGCAGTGCTCATTGGTGCCCTTGATATATTCAGTAAAATGTTCGATCATGCATTCAATGTACAAGGCGTCATACCGAATAACGAAGCCATTGTCGCAGCCGCCCAAAGTGATTTTGGGACTTCGACTGCACTAATCATGGTTTTTGGTATGGTTGTCAATGTTTTGCTGGCTCGTTTCACGCCATTTAAATATATATTCTTAACGGGACACCATACCTTATTCATGGCTTGTTTACTTGCAGTCACGCTTTCGGTCGGCGGGCTCAATGGATTTCCGCTTATCTTGGTCGGTTCCATTCTATTGGGAGTATGCATGGTGATGTTCCCAGCCCTCCTTCAGCCATACGTACGGAAGATTACCGGAAGCGATGATTTTGCCATCGGACATTTCGGGACAATCGGATATTTTGTATCCGCGACTGTTGGAAAATGGTTTGGAAATAAGGAAAAAACGACAGAGCAAATCAAGGTTCCAAAATCTTTAGGATTCCTGAGGGACACATCAGTCGCTGTATCGCTTACAATGACGATGTTCTTCGTGATCGTCGCATTATTTGCCGGACAGAACTATATTGAAACGGAATTATCCGGCGGTTCGAACTTCATCGTATTCTCTTTCATCCAGGCGATAACATTCGCTGCAGGAGTCTATATCATCCTTGCAGGGGTACGGATGTTAATTGCTGAAATCGTCCCTGCATTCAAAGGGATAGCCGATAAAGTCGCGCCGAATACAAAACCTGCATTGGACTGTCCGACCATTTTTCCATTCGCTCCAAATGCAGTGATCATCGGGTTCCTATTCAGTTTCTTGGCTGGACTATTATCCATGTTCCTCCTACCGGCACTTGGATTGAAAGTAATCGTTCCAGGGCTCGTACCGCATTTCTTCACCGGAGCTGCAGCAGGAGTATTCGGAAATGCCACAGGAGGCAGACGCGGAGCGATGCTTGGATCCTTTGCCAACGGGCTCATCATTAGTTTCCTGCCGGCAATACTCCTGGTCTTCTTGGGGGATGTAGGGTTCGAAGGTACCACATTCGGTGATTCGGACTTTGGTGTGGTCGGTCTCTTGATCCTAAGCGTCATGAAGCTTTTAGGATTATCCTAA
- a CDS encoding PTS sugar transporter subunit IIB: MKKIMVVCGNGLGSSFIMEMNVKKALTEMGKTAEVDHTDLASAKTVKADIYLGAADIVGQLDDGTRTIVTLENMMSIPEITSKLASHL; this comes from the coding sequence ATGAAGAAAATCATGGTAGTATGCGGAAATGGATTGGGAAGCAGCTTCATCATGGAGATGAATGTGAAGAAAGCATTGACGGAAATGGGTAAGACAGCCGAGGTGGATCATACGGATCTGGCATCCGCAAAAACGGTTAAGGCTGATATTTACCTGGGAGCGGCGGATATTGTCGGTCAGCTGGATGATGGAACCCGGACGATCGTCACACTGGAAAACATGATGAGCATTCCTGAAATCACATCGAAATTGGCTTCACATCTATAA
- a CDS encoding PTS sugar transporter subunit IIB, whose translation MKIMVVCGNGLGSSFIMEMNVKKALTEMGKTAEVDHTDLASAKTVKADIYLGAADIVGQLDDGTRTIVTLENMMSIPEIKSKLEKHVG comes from the coding sequence ATGAAAATCATGGTAGTATGCGGAAACGGATTGGGAAGCAGCTTCATCATGGAGATGAATGTGAAGAAAGCATTGACGGAAATGGGTAAGACAGCCGAGGTGGATCATACGGATCTGGCATCCGCAAAAACGGTTAAGGCTGATATTTACCTGGGAGCGGCGGATATTGTCGGTCAGCTGGATGATGGAACCCGGACGATCGTCACACTGGAGAACATGATGAGCATCCCTGAAATCAAATCTAAATTGGAAAAGCATGTAGGATAA
- a CDS encoding BglG family transcription antiterminator — protein MFLDERSANLLKLLQHSPISKMKELEAQTGLTRRQIQYGLSKANDWLQFHGYQPIQYNREMGYSFSETIRDEELNVKLTKRNYIFSETDREKVFYLMILLSREELSVYHFQAITGLSRNTVLKDLKRLKEKNRDISLKIQYSKQDGYVVIGETRVKRYIIERLVHDVLNSPNSELIMECIWGNHEKQISPIRFQLERIERKLGITFTDERLHELSYLFLCTDQLIGKGEELQADQSWAPFVATEEYKMVEGMTRTNAFRSVWSETENLYATLHLLSMNRTKDISPLKDDEAIQHLLQEIVAEFERLAFVHLKDKEQLFQQLYVHFKPAYHRLRYGLPQMNPMTGRVQKVYPELHHLTKKSLWVLEKEIGCPVSEEEVAYFTVYFGGWLRRQGTTLDDRKRAIVVCPNGIGISNILIYTLRELFPDILFLDVLSVRKAAEYPLSYDLVFSTVHMRTKAALFVVPPILEIQDKHTLRQQVMQELYGYTTESVDVAALLKIISKYATIHEQDQLEKALKSNVYTHTPKITQFSLKEAEKPVLEELLNMQTIQLQRHVSDWKEGIQVAAKPLVDLGTVEERYVDAMIEAIETNGPYVVITPGVAIPHARPEQGVRSLSMSLLKLDEAVDFAPDKPVRLIIILAAVDNDSHLRALIQLTQLLNEPANIEEILSTSDKSVLMEYVHKYSKEEAE, from the coding sequence ATGTTTTTAGATGAAAGAAGCGCCAATTTACTAAAACTATTACAGCATTCGCCCATTTCAAAAATGAAAGAACTTGAAGCCCAAACAGGTCTGACGAGAAGGCAAATCCAATATGGTCTGAGCAAAGCGAATGACTGGCTCCAATTTCATGGATATCAACCGATTCAATATAATCGTGAAATGGGCTACTCCTTTTCTGAAACGATCAGGGATGAAGAATTGAATGTAAAACTGACAAAACGCAATTATATATTTTCAGAGACAGATAGGGAAAAAGTTTTTTACCTCATGATCCTGTTAAGCCGAGAAGAATTGTCCGTCTATCATTTCCAGGCGATCACCGGGCTTTCACGTAATACGGTGTTGAAGGATTTAAAAAGACTTAAAGAGAAAAACAGGGACATATCGCTCAAAATCCAGTATTCCAAACAAGATGGCTATGTGGTGATTGGGGAAACCCGAGTAAAGAGATATATCATTGAACGTCTCGTGCATGATGTACTGAACAGTCCCAATAGTGAGTTGATCATGGAATGCATATGGGGAAATCATGAAAAGCAAATCAGTCCGATCCGGTTTCAGCTTGAAAGGATTGAACGTAAATTGGGCATCACCTTTACGGATGAACGGCTTCATGAACTGAGCTATTTATTTCTATGTACAGATCAGCTCATAGGAAAAGGGGAAGAATTACAGGCAGACCAGAGCTGGGCGCCGTTTGTTGCGACGGAAGAATACAAAATGGTTGAGGGAATGACCAGAACGAATGCCTTTCGATCAGTATGGAGCGAAACGGAAAACTTATACGCAACCTTACATTTATTGAGCATGAATCGAACGAAGGATATTTCGCCTCTTAAGGATGATGAAGCCATTCAACATCTTTTGCAGGAAATCGTGGCAGAGTTCGAGAGGCTGGCATTTGTTCACTTGAAAGACAAAGAACAGCTATTCCAACAATTATACGTTCATTTCAAACCGGCATATCATCGCCTGCGGTATGGTCTCCCGCAAATGAACCCGATGACGGGACGGGTGCAGAAGGTCTATCCTGAATTGCATCATTTGACAAAAAAATCCCTGTGGGTGCTGGAGAAAGAAATTGGCTGTCCGGTATCGGAAGAGGAAGTCGCATACTTCACCGTCTATTTTGGCGGATGGCTGCGCAGGCAAGGGACGACATTGGATGATCGAAAACGGGCAATTGTCGTATGCCCGAATGGCATTGGCATCAGCAATATCCTCATTTATACATTGAGGGAATTATTTCCGGATATATTGTTCCTGGACGTTCTGTCCGTTAGAAAAGCGGCTGAATACCCACTGTCGTACGATCTTGTTTTTTCAACGGTGCATATGAGAACAAAAGCGGCATTATTCGTTGTACCGCCCATTTTGGAAATCCAGGACAAACATACATTGCGCCAGCAGGTCATGCAGGAATTGTATGGATATACGACGGAAAGTGTGGATGTTGCAGCTTTATTAAAGATCATATCCAAGTATGCAACCATCCATGAACAGGATCAGCTTGAAAAGGCTTTGAAGTCGAATGTGTATACCCATACACCAAAAATAACCCAATTTTCTTTAAAGGAGGCAGAGAAGCCTGTGTTAGAAGAACTGCTCAATATGCAAACGATTCAATTACAGCGGCATGTTTCCGATTGGAAAGAAGGCATTCAAGTCGCGGCCAAGCCTCTCGTGGACTTAGGAACCGTAGAGGAACGGTATGTGGATGCCATGATCGAGGCGATAGAAACGAATGGACCATATGTAGTGATAACGCCAGGAGTGGCGATTCCCCATGCACGTCCGGAGCAGGGGGTCAGGTCTTTATCCATGAGTTTGCTGAAATTGGATGAAGCCGTGGACTTTGCGCCGGATAAACCGGTACGCCTGATAATCATTTTGGCGGCCGTGGATAACGATTCGCACCTGCGGGCATTGATCCAGCTCACTCAATTATTGAATGAACCAGCCAATATAGAAGAAATTTTAAGCACTTCAGATAAATCGGTCCTTATGGAGTACGTTCATAAATATTCGAAGGAGGAAGCGGAATGA
- the ycaC gene encoding isochorismate family cysteine hydrolase YcaC, which produces MSDLYSRISKDDAAVLLVDHQTGLISGLVRDYGVDEFKNNVMALANTAKFFDLPVILTTSFENGPNGPLMQELEELFPHAPKIARPGQINAWDNEDFVKAIEETGKKQLIIAGVVTDVCVAFPALSALNAGYEVFAVTDASGTVSKQVADAALARMAHGGVQLMNWFSVACELQRDWRNDVEGFGALLSSQLPGYQNIIGSYRGAQRDFSKI; this is translated from the coding sequence ATGTCTGATCTCTATTCTCGTATTTCCAAAGATGATGCTGCCGTTCTGCTAGTGGATCATCAAACCGGTCTTATTTCAGGGCTAGTGCGTGATTATGGTGTTGATGAATTCAAGAACAATGTTATGGCTCTTGCCAACACCGCCAAGTTTTTTGATTTGCCAGTCATTTTAACAACGAGCTTTGAAAACGGACCGAACGGACCGCTCATGCAAGAATTGGAAGAACTCTTTCCTCACGCACCAAAAATAGCTAGGCCTGGACAAATCAACGCATGGGATAATGAAGATTTTGTTAAAGCAATCGAAGAAACCGGCAAAAAACAACTAATCATCGCGGGCGTTGTTACGGATGTCTGCGTTGCTTTCCCGGCACTTTCCGCTTTGAACGCTGGTTATGAAGTATTCGCTGTCACTGATGCTTCTGGAACAGTCAGCAAACAGGTAGCTGATGCGGCTTTAGCGCGTATGGCCCATGGCGGTGTGCAGCTTATGAACTGGTTTAGCGTAGCGTGCGAATTACAACGTGATTGGCGCAACGATGTCGAAGGTTTTGGTGCTTTACTTTCCAGCCAGCTTCCAGGTTATCAAAATATAATCGGTAGCTATAGGGGAGCTCAGCGTGATTTCAGCAAGATATAA
- a CDS encoding NADPH-dependent FMN reductase has protein sequence MTRTIGLICGSLRENSYNRIIAQSLTDMVDSYQFRWIEIHDLPLFNEDLEITGIPETVTSFKSAIQDVDGIIIVSPEYNSGIPGVLKNALDWASRPRESAVLTNKPVGLIGATPGGMGTAFAQMQIRQILEAMQVHVLPFQKMLISQVHKKIDSDQKVLTDEQTKRYLERYLHQFIHWIDHTPVLD, from the coding sequence ATGACTAGAACCATCGGCCTTATTTGCGGCAGTTTACGGGAAAATTCTTATAATCGAATCATTGCTCAATCATTGACAGATATGGTTGATTCTTATCAATTTCGCTGGATCGAAATTCATGATCTTCCGTTGTTTAACGAAGACTTGGAGATAACTGGCATTCCAGAAACGGTGACATCATTTAAATCCGCCATTCAGGACGTTGACGGTATCATTATCGTAAGCCCAGAGTACAATTCTGGAATACCTGGCGTATTAAAAAATGCATTGGACTGGGCATCAAGACCTCGGGAGTCCGCTGTTCTTACCAATAAACCAGTTGGCCTGATCGGAGCTACTCCTGGGGGAATGGGCACTGCATTTGCTCAAATGCAAATCAGGCAAATACTGGAGGCCATGCAAGTTCATGTTCTTCCATTTCAAAAAATGCTGATATCGCAAGTACATAAAAAGATTGATTCTGATCAGAAAGTGCTTACTGATGAACAAACAAAACGTTATCTCGAGCGTTATTTACACCAATTCATTCATTGGATCGATCACACTCCAGTTCTAGATTAA
- a CDS encoding low temperature requirement protein A, with amino-acid sequence MDEKKVTWLELFYDLLFVAAVAGATHVLLHVEDGYIHPEYLFKFVLIFIPIWWAWVGQTIFINRFGKDVFHQRLFLILQMFFVLIMTSSLSVDFDPYYLSFLIGYIGLRAVTAIQYLVVQRIEEGVRKKAALFLGRYFWIGIAISLFSVLFDSWLRYAVLYLGILIDIIIPILGRKCLEKVPTNTAHLLERFGLFTIILFGEALVSTLAVIQPKQGNWDSIAFSIISFALIIAMWWQYFDNMEKKVDKSVQSSGQIIIYGHLFILMSISMIAAAIRLLFLQEVHYSFILYFVFGSVLLYFMSTTFVFHQYRHKHQRLQIYHLGLFLGILAIFFIFNLFVGVPNIVIIGELTLFFIIFAKLTTT; translated from the coding sequence ATGGATGAAAAGAAAGTTACATGGTTAGAGCTCTTTTATGATTTATTATTTGTGGCGGCCGTTGCGGGTGCCACGCATGTTTTACTGCATGTTGAAGATGGATATATCCATCCAGAATATTTATTTAAGTTCGTGTTGATTTTTATTCCTATTTGGTGGGCTTGGGTAGGGCAAACCATATTTATTAACCGGTTTGGCAAAGATGTATTTCATCAACGGCTATTTTTGATATTGCAAATGTTCTTTGTCCTCATTATGACATCAAGCTTATCTGTTGATTTTGATCCTTATTATCTTTCTTTTTTAATTGGTTATATTGGCTTAAGAGCCGTGACTGCCATCCAATACCTTGTTGTACAGCGGATAGAAGAGGGAGTTCGAAAAAAGGCAGCACTCTTTTTGGGAAGGTATTTTTGGATTGGAATTGCCATTTCATTGTTCTCCGTCCTTTTTGATTCCTGGCTTCGATATGCTGTGCTGTATTTGGGCATCCTGATCGATATCATCATCCCAATCCTTGGAAGAAAGTGCTTAGAAAAGGTCCCTACAAATACGGCCCACTTGTTGGAGCGCTTTGGCCTATTTACCATCATTCTTTTTGGGGAAGCTCTTGTGAGCACTCTTGCGGTCATTCAGCCTAAACAAGGAAATTGGGATTCGATAGCCTTTTCCATCATTTCATTTGCCCTGATAATAGCTATGTGGTGGCAATATTTCGATAACATGGAGAAAAAGGTCGACAAGTCTGTACAATCTTCCGGCCAAATCATCATTTACGGCCATCTGTTTATTTTAATGTCCATAAGCATGATTGCAGCAGCCATCAGATTATTGTTTTTACAAGAGGTCCATTATTCATTTATCCTATATTTTGTTTTCGGTTCCGTTTTGCTCTATTTCATGTCAACCACTTTTGTTTTCCATCAATATAGACATAAGCACCAGCGGTTGCAAATCTATCATTTAGGATTATTTTTAGGGATTTTAGCTATCTTTTTTATTTTTAATTTGTTTGTCGGGGTACCGAATATTGTGATAATAGGCGAATTAACACTGTTCTTTATCATCTTTGCTAAACTAACGACTACATAA